The Thermoleophilia bacterium sequence ACGGACCGGGTCAAGATGCTGGGAGTCATCGAACTGGCCGCCCTAAAGTACGAAATTGCCCGCTCACATCTTGGTGCGGTCACCCAGGCTTATTCGGGAGGCGAGTTCAACGTACCCTCGAAACTCATGAACTACATGGCGGCCGGCCTGCCAGTCGTAGCGTCGGTCAGGCCGGAAAGTGAGGCGGCCCGTATCGTCCAACAGTCCGGAGCTGGCTGGATTTCGGATAGCGCGGACCCGTCAGGCTTCGTCGAATCGATAGTCGAGGCAATGTCGCGGCCCGACGAACTTACTAGGCGCAGCGAGGCCGGCATTGAGTTCGCCGGTAACAATCTCTCTACCGAGGCCCTCGCAGATAGGTTCGACGTGGCACTATTACACGCGACCAGCTGATCGTACGTTTCGTCCCAATCGTCGAAAAACGAACACATTGGTATCTTGCTGCGATGAAACCAACTCCCCCTTGGTCTGACCTCCATTGCCCTGGTTGGCGGCTGCAAAGCTTTGTCTGATCCCAGAATCCGGATGGCGTGGGCCAAGTCTCGCAAGCTAGTTCGCCTTCTCGGGAATCGTGCCTACTGGCCAGCGCTTAGAAGGGGCGTTGCCGCCTCGGTGGAGCATTCTCGGATCCCATTCGGAGCTGATTTCACGACGGTGCTGGACGTTGGTGCATCACGGGGACAGTTCGCCCTCTTTTCCGTAGAACGCTTTCCGGATGCGAACATAATTTGCTTCGAGCCGCAGCCCGGGCCAGCTGGTGACTTGCGCAGGGTCCTCGGTGATCGCGTGGAATTGATCGGTACGGCGTTGGGTCCGGAGCCCGGCATGGCGACCATGAACATCTCGGCCCAGGACGATTCATCCTCGCTCCTCGCAATAGGGGAGAGGCAGGTGGCCGAGTTCCCGGGGACTGGAACCAATCACACGATCGAAGTGCCCGTCACTACCCTCGACGATGCGCTTCAGGGGACCATCGCCCGACCATGCCTACTCAAGATCGACGTTCAGGGCTTCGAACTTGGCGTCCTGCGCGGTGCTCACAGAGTTCTCCGCGAGGTCGACACCGCCTTCATTGAGTGTTCATTCGTTGAACTCTACGAGGGCCAGGCCCTGGCCGAAGAAGTCGTTTCGTTCATGCAGGACTCGGGGTTTCGCCTCGCCGGCGTGCATGAGATCGCGTACTCAGCAGATGGCTCGGCTATCCAAGGTGACTTCCTCTTCCGCCGGTCGGAAGTGGAAAACAACCCAGAAGCTGTTTAACGGCCGAAAGGTGGCTGTCGAAAGTCCTTAACCGGTCGGAGCGAGAAGGGAAGCGATGAGCCGCCCTTGAACACGGCGCGTACATCTGCCGAACTTCTCTTACTCAGCCCCCTCGCAACTTTGGTCTTGATCAGAGAGCTGAAGATGCCGTTACTGTCGGCGCTGACCACAGCTAGTTGTTTCCAGGCCCCCTTGGCCTTATACCTGAGGATGACCCTGCCTGAAGCACTGGTCGGTGTCCGTCCCCAGATCGAGACCCCGGACTTCTTTCCGAAAGCAACAAAGGGAAACTGAAAGGCCCTGAGGTTTCGCTTCGGGCGGTCCTCCCCGAGGGTCTCGCCGCGAAAGTAGAGTCCAGACTCGAAGGACTCCCTGAATGGCGTTCCGGCAGGTCGCGGCCAGTCCCTCAGGCTGAGCCAAAAGAAGTTACTGACTCCGGCCTTCCAGGCACGGAACATCGCCTCAGAGGTCCACCTCGAAAGGATGCCCATTGGGAGTCCTCCGGGATCTGGGGGCTTTGAGTCCCAGCTGAATTCGGTCACCCAGAATGGGATCGCCTTCTGCTTGGTCCGGATCTTGCCTGCCGAGTGAGCAGCCCTGAGCAACTTGCCCATCTCAGGCAAATCACCGAGGGAAACATCGTCGGGACCGGCCGACTTATGGGTGGGTCCGCCGGTCGTAAACGGATTGTTCGCCCAGATGTCGAACGAGGCTTTGTTGCCGCAGCCTGGTATCGGTTTCGGGTTTGCTCGGCCCTTCATACACATCACCCGGCGAGCAAAGTCCAATGGGCCGAGGCCTCCGGGCCTCTCAATCGGAGCCAGCCCACCAGCAACGATCTGGTTGGACGGGTTAACTCCCTTGACTGCATCGGCGAAACTATTCAGAAGATTGCGATAAAGAATCGGCGAGACCTTCTTGCCGTTCTTGTACTGGGGCTCGAAGAAGAGGAAAAGGTTTGGCTCGTTCCATGGTTCCCAGAAGCGAACCCGCGGTAGTCCGCCAAAGTCCCCGTTGTAGCGAATCGCAGCCGCTTTTGAAAACTCAGCGAAAGCATCCGGGTCGGGGTTGCAGATACCCGAAGGAGAGATTCCCGAAGTCGGGATATTGCAACGCTCAGCCCATCGAGGTGCGGAGAAAATCTGCACGAGGGGGGTGAGTCCCGAATTGACAGCTCCCTGGATCTGAGCATCGAAAGAAGCCCAGTCGTAGTTCTGGTCAGAAGGATTCGAGGGATCCCATGAAGACGGCTCGGTGGAAGGAGCTACCTGATCCCAGAATATGATCACCCTGGTAGACGTTGCACCCGCATCCCGGATGCGGTCGAAGGCTTCTTGACCCTGGGGCACGACGTCGGGTGTCGTAATCCCGGTCTTCAATGGCCTGCTCGCAGAAGCCGAGGCACCGACAAACCAAAAGGTGGCGGCAAGGGCGACTGCGACGACTAGGAAGGAAAACTTAACTGACATCGTGCCCCCCGGTTCGCGCGCGCTGCCTGCGAACGAGGTAGGCACCACAAACCAGAACGACGCTAGCGATCAAAACCAGCGGGAAGAGGGCACCCATGCCAGCGTCATCGTCATTTTTGAGGCCGTCGACCACAGAAGCCACAGCTGATTTCGAGTCGTTCGACTCGGTATTCGAGGGGCTACGCTGGCTTCCACCACTGGTGGCACCGCTCCGAGCTGCTGCCGGTCCCGATGATCCACTGGTTTCGGGAGTCCCGCCATCAGTGCTCTGGGGTAACGAGCTGCTGCCGGGGCCACTCGTGGAAGATCCGGCAGGCGATGCGGTGCCATCGCTCCCTCCGCCAGGCTCGGTGAGGTCTCCCGATTTCTTGTCTCCGCCAGGCGAAGGAACTTGCTCGGTGTACTGGTCGACCACAGATGGAGCGGCCAGGACGGTGGAACCGCCAAAAGAAGAGATTCCAACTGCCAGAATCACCACAAGCGTGACGCGGCGAAACGTGCGAAGAATGGAAAATTCTCGAGTACTACCAGCTTTGGGAAATGTCATAAGTAATCCTGCCCTTCAATCTCTGGATTAAGTCCGTGACGGGAGAATTCAGTGTCGGCAGAGGTCGTCGACGGAACGCACGGGCTAATTGGACCACAACCTACGCATCTACCCCTTCAAACGGGTGGCCACACCTGATTGAACCCGGAATGGAAGAAAAAGTACCGCCCCAAGAATGGCACAGTTGGTTCCAGGACGCTTCTAACGCCAGATCAAGGGCAGGAACCCGCTTTTTTGGCCAGACAGATTGTATTTTCCAATTGGACACCGTCGAGCGTTGCGTCTCCTAAACGGGCACTTTCAAGGTTGGCGTTCTCGAAATTGGCTCCCTCGAGATTCGCGTTCCTCAGATCGGAGTCTTGCATGTTCATGCCCCGCAGGGTGGCGAAAGTTAGGTTGGCCTTCCGTAGATCGGCACCCTTGAGGTTCGCTTTGGCGAGGTTCGTGTTGCCAGGAAGGCGCTTCCCAGGTTTCCGTCGACGAAGGTCGGCAAAACCAAGGTTAGTCGCTTCAAGCGTGGCTCCGGTGGCAGTCGCCTCTGCGAGGTGACGATCAGGAAACCCGCCGAAAGGGTGATGTCGATGCCACGTTTGATCACCGCGCCAGCAGGTCTCGGGAATGAGGGCCGCGAACTCATCAGGCTCATTCCCTCGAGATGCTGGAGGATGGCACTGAGTAGAGGGTCTCGGGCCTCCCGAGACATAGTCAACCGCGGTCCCGGAGTTGATCATCGTGCGGACGAGCTCCGCCCGAGAGTTCAGCCGCTCATCGGGCCGGCGAGCATGACCCGGTTGGTGCCCGTTTCGCCGACGAGTTTCGTCAAGGCGGCCCCGCCGTCACGTTCCGTTCGCGCCGAGCGATACCCTGGCGTGATCCGCCAGATCCTCTTTCCTCGAAGGAGATCTGACTTCCCATCCGAGGTCGCCTTCAAGGCGCACCACTGCCAGACCAACGCGAAGTCCCCACTCCGGAGGGCAGTCGATCCGCTGAGTCATCACCTCGACCATCGGGGCTTCACCGATGAGTGCAATCGACCGGTGAAACCACGGCCGGGAGGGAGCGATCGGCTGGAACAAGGCTGTCACCACCGAGGCGATGATGATCCCGGCGAAGTCCGCTGCGAGATGCAGACGATGGTAGGCGTGACCGAACCGGTCCGATCCGGCCATTTCCTTCGATTTCACTGCTTGCTTTCCGGCGACCGCCGGATCGAAGACCCCTGCGTCCACCCCGATCACCGGTTGCCTGACCTTTCGATCGGCAACCGTGGTGGAATCGGGAGCAAATGATTTCTGAAAATACATAACCCGGTCTAACGTTTCATGAAACCACGGCGAGATTGAGTGGCCGACTGATGCGCGTCCAGCTCTGGAGTTGCAACTACGCCCCCGAACCGATGGGGATTGCGCCGCTGAGCGCGGCCTGGGCCAGAGAGATGGTCGACCGTGGCCACGAGGTGGATGTCGTGGCCGCCCATCCCCATTGCCCCCAGCCTGACTGGGGGACGAAACTCCTCCCGTATCGGGATGTCCATAAAGGAGTACCGGTCACCCGACTGACTTTGATCATCGGCCGGAAGCGCAAGTCGCAACGGCTCGTCCAGGAGCTGAGCTACATGGCCGCACAGACCGCCCCCCTGCCGTTCCTGGGCACACCGGACCTTCTGGTCTCGGTCACGCCGAGCTTCCCCGCGCTGCTGCCGGGCCTGATGAACTCCCGGTTCAGGAGGATTCCCTGGATCCTGTGGGTCCAGGACATCCTTCCGGACGGAGCTGCTACGACCGGCTACGTCGAGCGGGGTGGAATCACCTATCGGTAGTCCCGCCGGCTCGAGTCGGCGGCGTATGAAGCCGCGAGCAGCATCGTCGTACTCTCCGAGAGTTTTCGGACCAATCTGATTGAAAAGGGCGTACCGTCGGCGAAGATCTCTCTCGCTTACAACCCGGCAACCATGAGCACGGATGCCCACCCGGTGGATCGCGGCAAGATTCCCGGCCCTCCCCGCGTGCTGTGTATGGGCAACATCGGCAGGTCTCAGGGTCTTGCCCGCATCGTCGAGACGTTCGAAACCAACGAGCGCCTGCGCAAACTGGGGGCGGAACTCATTCTCACCGGAGCCGGTGTGGCACAAGACGAGGTCTGGGGCGCGATCAGGACCGAACGAACGAAGATGCTCGGGGTGAT is a genomic window containing:
- a CDS encoding FkbM family methyltransferase, coding for MAWAKSRKLVRLLGNRAYWPALRRGVAASVEHSRIPFGADFTTVLDVGASRGQFALFSVERFPDANIICFEPQPGPAGDLRRVLGDRVELIGTALGPEPGMATMNISAQDDSSSLLAIGERQVAEFPGTGTNHTIEVPVTTLDDALQGTIARPCLLKIDVQGFELGVLRGAHRVLREVDTAFIECSFVELYEGQALAEEVVSFMQDSGFRLAGVHEIAYSADGSAIQGDFLFRRSEVENNPEAV
- a CDS encoding pentapeptide repeat-containing protein, producing MINSGTAVDYVSGGPRPSTQCHPPASRGNEPDEFAALIPETCWRGDQTWHRHHPFGGFPDRHLAEATATGATLEATNLGFADLRRRKPGKRLPGNTNLAKANLKGADLRKANLTFATLRGMNMQDSDLRNANLEGANFENANLESARLGDATLDGVQLENTICLAKKAGSCP